One window of the Glycocaulis alkaliphilus genome contains the following:
- a CDS encoding type II toxin-antitoxin system ParD family antitoxin yields the protein MATMNISLPDALKSVVDSQVGSGQYASASDYVRDLIRRDEENRRKRAEFERLIQEGIDSGVSEKSFDEVMADARAEAKRRGYAD from the coding sequence ATGGCCACGATGAATATCTCCCTGCCCGACGCCCTGAAATCGGTGGTCGATTCTCAGGTAGGGTCCGGCCAGTACGCCAGCGCCAGCGACTATGTACGCGACCTGATCCGGCGTGATGAAGAGAACCGCCGCAAGCGCGCCGAGTTCGAGCGGCTCATCCAGGAAGGCATCGATAGCGGCGTCAGCGAAAAATCATTCGACGAGGTGATGGCGGATGCCCGCGCCGAAGCCAAACGGCGCGGCTATGCGGATTGA
- a CDS encoding VOC family protein, protein MKSKDPEASKAWYRDVLGMELDEHGGFTFRHGDAAARYGDGARTIFARFKADTEYFQPSAQPFMINLLVDDLDGLLERIKAHGVALIGEPESYDYGRFAWIMDPDGVKIELWESVEL, encoded by the coding sequence GTGAAGTCGAAGGACCCCGAGGCCAGCAAGGCCTGGTATCGCGACGTGCTGGGCATGGAGTTGGACGAGCATGGCGGCTTCACCTTCCGCCATGGTGATGCAGCAGCGCGCTATGGCGATGGCGCACGTACGATCTTCGCGCGCTTCAAGGCCGATACAGAATATTTCCAGCCCTCTGCCCAGCCCTTCATGATCAACCTGCTGGTGGATGATCTCGATGGCCTGCTGGAGCGCATCAAGGCGCACGGCGTGGCACTGATCGGCGAGCCGGAGTCTTACGATTATGGGCGCTTCGCCTGGATCATGGACCCGGACGGGGTGAAGATCGAACTGTGGGAGTCGGTGGAGCTTTAG
- the purS gene encoding phosphoribosylformylglycinamidine synthase subunit PurS, which translates to MKAKIHVYLKPGVLDPQGTAVANSLRTLGFEEVTGARQGKLIELDLSSVDAEEASERVKAMCDKLLTNPVIENYDIELSA; encoded by the coding sequence ATGAAAGCGAAAATCCACGTCTATCTGAAACCCGGCGTGCTGGACCCGCAAGGGACCGCCGTCGCCAATTCGCTTCGTACGCTCGGCTTTGAGGAAGTGACCGGCGCGCGCCAGGGCAAGCTGATCGAGCTCGATCTCTCCAGCGTTGACGCCGAAGAGGCCAGCGAACGCGTGAAGGCCATGTGCGACAAGCTGCTGACCAATCCGGTGATCGAAAACTACGACATTGAGCTGAGTGCGTAA
- the purC gene encoding phosphoribosylaminoimidazolesuccinocarboxamide synthase: MSRRKKLYEGKAKILYEGPEPGTIIQHFKDDATAFNAQKRATLEGKGVLNNRISEFIMEHLNRIGVPTHFIRRLNMREQLVREVEIIPLEVVVRNVAAGSISTRFNIPEGEPLPRAIVEFYFKDDALGDPLVSEEHVTAFNWASPQELDEIIALALRVNDFVSGLFAGAGIRLVDFKLEFGRLYDQNDMPRVVLADEISPDCCRLWDMTTNEKMDKDRFRRDLGNVTEAYAEVARRLGIMREMDSANGAAPESEESE; this comes from the coding sequence ATGTCACGCCGCAAGAAACTCTACGAAGGTAAAGCCAAGATCCTCTATGAGGGCCCGGAGCCGGGTACGATCATCCAGCACTTCAAGGATGATGCGACCGCCTTCAACGCCCAGAAGCGCGCGACGCTGGAGGGCAAGGGCGTGCTCAATAACCGGATCAGCGAGTTCATCATGGAACACCTGAACCGGATTGGCGTGCCGACGCACTTCATCCGCCGCCTGAACATGCGCGAGCAGCTGGTACGCGAGGTGGAGATCATTCCGCTGGAAGTCGTGGTGCGCAATGTCGCCGCCGGCTCCATCTCCACGCGCTTCAATATCCCTGAGGGCGAGCCACTGCCGCGCGCCATCGTGGAGTTTTACTTCAAGGACGATGCGCTGGGCGATCCGCTCGTCTCCGAAGAGCATGTGACGGCGTTCAACTGGGCCAGCCCGCAGGAGCTGGACGAAATCATCGCTCTGGCACTGCGCGTGAACGATTTCGTCTCCGGCCTGTTTGCCGGTGCGGGTATCCGTCTGGTCGACTTCAAGCTGGAATTTGGACGCCTGTACGACCAGAACGACATGCCGCGCGTGGTGCTGGCTGACGAGATCAGCCCCGATTGCTGCCGCCTGTGGGACATGACGACCAACGAGAAGATGGACAAGGACCGCTTCCGCCGCGATCTGGGCAATGTCACCGAGGCCTATGCCGAAGTGGCACGCCGCCTCGGCATCATGCGCGAGATGGACAGCGCCAATGGCGCGGCCCCTGAGTCTGAAGAGAGCGAATAG
- a CDS encoding DUF1476 domain-containing protein has protein sequence MSGFDDREKAHENRYAREQELEFKAGARRNKLLGLWAAEKLGLSGDEADAYAKEVIAADFEEVGDEDVFRKVRKDFDAKGVAVSDIELRHEMTRLLDIARAQVQAG, from the coding sequence ATGTCCGGCTTTGATGATCGCGAAAAGGCTCACGAAAACCGTTATGCGCGCGAGCAGGAGCTGGAGTTCAAGGCCGGTGCGCGCCGCAACAAGCTGCTGGGCCTGTGGGCGGCAGAGAAGCTCGGCCTGTCCGGTGATGAGGCCGATGCCTATGCCAAAGAGGTGATCGCGGCCGACTTTGAGGAAGTGGGCGACGAAGATGTGTTCCGCAAGGTGCGCAAGGATTTCGATGCCAAGGGCGTGGCGGTCTCCGACATCGAACTGCGCCACGAGATGACGCGTCTCCTCGATATTGCCCGCGCGCAGGTGCAGGCGGGATAA
- the purB gene encoding adenylosuccinate lyase: MIPRYTRPEMEAIWSPQTRYRIWFEIEAHATDKLAELGVVPASAAKAVWKAKDMEFDVARIDEIEREVKHDVIAFLTHLSELVGEEARFVHQGLTSSDVLDTCLAVQLTRASDLLLEGMDRVLAALKKRALEHKMTVCIGRSHGIHAEPTTMGLKFARFYAEFARNRERLVRAREEVATCAISGAIGTFANVDPAVEAHVAEKLRLTVEPISTQVIPRDRHANFFAVLGLIASAIENIAVEVRHLQRSEVREAQEYFSPGQKGSSAMPHKRNPILTENLTGLARLVRSAVTPAMENVALWHERDISHSSVERGIGPDATVHLDFALHRTASMIEGLIVHADRCRENLEAHGGIHNSQRVLLALTQAGASREDSYRLVQRNGMKTWDEGGRLADHLKADAEVTALLSPAQIDGCFDEAYHLKHVDTIFARVFG; this comes from the coding sequence ATGATCCCCCGCTATACCCGGCCTGAAATGGAAGCGATCTGGAGCCCGCAGACCCGCTACCGCATCTGGTTCGAGATCGAGGCGCACGCCACCGACAAGCTGGCAGAGCTGGGCGTCGTCCCCGCCTCTGCCGCCAAGGCGGTGTGGAAAGCAAAGGACATGGAGTTTGACGTCGCGCGGATCGACGAGATCGAGCGTGAGGTGAAGCACGATGTCATCGCTTTCCTGACGCATCTCTCCGAACTTGTCGGCGAAGAAGCCCGCTTCGTCCATCAGGGGCTGACCAGCTCTGACGTGCTGGATACCTGCCTTGCCGTGCAGCTGACCCGCGCCAGTGATCTCCTGCTGGAGGGCATGGACCGGGTGCTGGCCGCGCTGAAAAAGCGCGCGCTGGAGCACAAGATGACGGTGTGCATCGGGCGCAGCCACGGCATCCATGCAGAGCCGACCACGATGGGGCTGAAATTTGCGCGCTTTTATGCCGAGTTCGCCCGTAACCGGGAGCGGCTGGTGCGGGCGCGCGAGGAAGTGGCCACCTGCGCCATCTCAGGCGCTATCGGCACGTTTGCCAATGTCGACCCGGCGGTGGAAGCCCATGTCGCCGAAAAGCTCAGGCTTACCGTCGAACCCATCTCCACGCAGGTGATCCCGCGCGACCGGCACGCCAATTTCTTTGCCGTGCTGGGCCTGATCGCGTCGGCTATCGAGAACATCGCGGTTGAGGTGCGCCATCTGCAGCGCTCCGAAGTGCGCGAGGCGCAGGAATATTTCTCGCCGGGGCAGAAAGGCTCCTCGGCCATGCCGCACAAGCGCAATCCGATCCTGACTGAAAACCTGACCGGCCTTGCGCGCCTTGTCCGCTCCGCCGTGACCCCTGCGATGGAGAACGTCGCCCTGTGGCATGAGCGCGATATTTCACACTCCTCAGTCGAGCGTGGCATCGGGCCTGATGCCACAGTGCATCTGGATTTCGCCCTGCACCGCACCGCCTCAATGATTGAGGGCCTGATCGTGCATGCCGACCGCTGCCGGGAGAATCTGGAAGCCCATGGCGGCATCCATAATTCCCAGCGCGTGCTGCTGGCGCTGACCCAGGCCGGGGCGAGCCGCGAGGACTCCTACCGCCTCGTCCAGCGCAATGGCATGAAAACCTGGGATGAGGGCGGCAGGCTCGCCGATCATCTCAAAGCCGACGCGGAAGTCACCGCCCTGCTCTCACCGGCCCAGATCGATGGCTGCTTTGACGAGGCCTATCACCTCAAGCATGTCGACACGATCTTCGCGCGGGTTTTCGGGTAG
- the rnhA gene encoding ribonuclease HI, giving the protein MSTLITIHTDGACSGNPGPGGWGALLEWKGHEKELFGGEPDTTNNRMELRAAIEALNALKRPSKVRLVTDSVYVRDGVTKWIHGWKRNGWKTAGKKPVKNAELWQALDEATKRHTIEWVWVKGHNGDPGNERADALARAGIAALKGEADTPAS; this is encoded by the coding sequence GTGAGCACGCTTATCACCATTCACACCGACGGGGCGTGTTCGGGCAATCCCGGCCCCGGCGGCTGGGGCGCGCTTCTGGAATGGAAGGGCCATGAAAAAGAGCTCTTTGGCGGCGAGCCCGACACCACCAATAACCGCATGGAGCTGCGCGCGGCCATCGAGGCGCTGAATGCGCTCAAACGCCCTTCAAAAGTCCGCCTCGTTACGGACAGTGTCTATGTGCGCGACGGCGTGACCAAATGGATTCACGGCTGGAAGCGCAATGGCTGGAAAACAGCCGGCAAGAAGCCGGTGAAGAATGCCGAGCTGTGGCAGGCTCTCGACGAGGCCACCAAGCGCCACACGATCGAATGGGTGTGGGTGAAGGGCCATAATGGCGATCCCGGCAATGAGCGCGCCGACGCGCTGGCGCGGGCGGGAATCGCAGCCCTGAAAGGCGAGGCGGACACCCCCGCCTCTTGA
- a CDS encoding DUF1801 domain-containing protein, translating into MSENQTKAGNTPVEAFLAAIEPEAKREEARQLDALFRKVTGFEPVMWGSSMVGYGRYHYRYESGREGSSLATGFSPRKAQHSIYIMPGYAEFGDILDRLGKHKKGQACLNVKRLADIDMDVLGELIAAGLKDLDAQWTVHPA; encoded by the coding sequence ATGAGTGAAAACCAGACCAAGGCCGGGAATACCCCTGTGGAGGCGTTCCTTGCTGCCATCGAACCGGAAGCAAAGCGCGAGGAAGCCCGCCAGCTGGACGCGCTGTTCCGCAAGGTGACCGGCTTTGAGCCGGTAATGTGGGGCTCCTCCATGGTGGGCTATGGACGCTATCACTACCGCTATGAAAGCGGACGTGAGGGCAGCTCCCTTGCGACGGGCTTTTCACCGCGAAAGGCGCAGCATTCAATCTACATCATGCCCGGCTATGCCGAATTCGGCGATATCCTGGACCGCCTCGGCAAGCACAAGAAGGGGCAGGCCTGCCTGAATGTGAAGCGCCTCGCCGACATCGATATGGACGTGCTGGGCGAGCTGATCGCAGCTGGCCTCAAAGACCTTGATGCGCAGTGGACGGTGCATCCGGCGTGA
- the ispH gene encoding 4-hydroxy-3-methylbut-2-enyl diphosphate reductase: MSALPPLHILLAAPRGFCAGVDRAIQIVEKALERYGAPVYVRHEIVHNKHVVNRLKAMGAVFVKELDECPDDRPVVFSAHGVPKRVPEAAARRNMLYVDATCPLVSKVHVEASRHHRNGLEIVLIGHAGHPEVIGTMGQLPEDAIHLIETVEDAQSFTPRDPQKLAYVTQTTLSVDDTAAIVGVLQTRFPAMAAPHKEDICYATTNRQEAVKALAPRCDLVLVVGAPNSSNSVRLVEVAKRAGAPDARLVQSAADLDRSWFGSVQTLGVSAGASAPEELVEDVLTQIAGFRKLSIEEVRVASEDVVFKLPREVA, translated from the coding sequence GTGAGCGCGTTGCCCCCTCTCCACATTCTGCTTGCCGCGCCACGCGGCTTCTGCGCCGGCGTGGACCGTGCCATCCAGATCGTGGAGAAGGCGCTGGAGCGCTATGGAGCGCCGGTCTATGTGCGCCACGAGATCGTCCACAACAAGCACGTGGTGAACCGGCTGAAAGCCATGGGCGCGGTGTTCGTCAAGGAGCTGGACGAATGCCCGGATGACCGCCCCGTGGTGTTCTCCGCCCATGGCGTGCCCAAGCGGGTTCCCGAAGCGGCTGCGCGGCGCAACATGCTCTATGTGGACGCCACCTGCCCTCTCGTCTCGAAAGTGCATGTCGAGGCAAGCCGCCATCACAGGAATGGCCTTGAAATCGTGCTGATCGGCCATGCGGGGCATCCCGAAGTGATCGGCACGATGGGCCAGCTTCCCGAAGACGCGATCCATCTGATCGAGACGGTAGAGGACGCGCAGAGCTTCACGCCGCGCGACCCGCAAAAGCTCGCCTATGTGACGCAGACCACGCTGTCGGTTGATGACACGGCGGCCATTGTGGGCGTGCTGCAGACGCGCTTTCCCGCCATGGCCGCACCGCACAAGGAAGATATTTGCTACGCCACCACCAACCGGCAGGAAGCGGTAAAGGCCCTCGCCCCGCGCTGCGATCTGGTGCTGGTGGTAGGCGCGCCGAACTCGTCCAATTCGGTGCGGCTGGTAGAGGTCGCCAAGCGGGCGGGCGCGCCCGATGCACGCCTGGTACAGAGCGCTGCAGACCTTGACCGCAGCTGGTTTGGCTCCGTGCAGACGCTGGGCGTGAGCGCCGGTGCGTCCGCCCCTGAAGAACTGGTAGAGGACGTGCTCACCCAGATCGCGGGTTTCCGCAAGCTGAGCATCGAAGAGGTACGTGTCGCCAGCGAAGATGTGGTGTTCAAATTGCCGCGCGAGGTAGCGTGA